CATGACCCAAAcccctccaacactggggatcaggTTTCAACATGAGGCTTGGAGGTGCCAAACCAACCATATCCAAAGCAGACCCCTCCCCTCTGAGGTCAGCAAGGTCCCAGGCAGCAATGGTTCAGAATACAGGAAATAAGGAAGTGGTTAGTCTACCTAATTTGGCAGAGGAGTAACCTGAGGTGCAAATGAGAAAGTGGCTGGCCCAAGGCTCAAGGCtccagggcaggtctggtctggCCTGGGGAGAGTGTGGTGATGCCCAGACAGGCCGTGGAGAAGAGGAGGTCAGGGAACCTCAGGGCCCAGCTTGCTGGGAAGGTTACCTACGGTGCTATGTGCAAAGTCCTCCGAACAGAGCCTGGCAGAACAGCACTCAGAGGGCAAATGTGTCCCTCACTCTGAGTGTCCTTCTGTCACCCCATCCGCACACAGAGGCTGCAGCCTCACCTGCGGCCCCTCTGTCCTGCCCTCAGGGCCCGAACTCTCTCAGCCTGAAGTACACACCACCCTGGGCCGCGTGCGAGGCCGGCAGGTGGGCGTGAAGGGCACAGACAGCCTTGTGAGTGTCTTCCTGGGCATCCCATTTGCCCGGGCACCCCTGGGGCCTGACCGGTTTTCAGCCCCGCGCCCAGCACAGCCCTGGGAGGGTGTGAGGGATGCCAGCACCGAGCCGCCCATGTGAGTAGCGCCGGTGGAGGTGGGCaagcaggcaggtgggcaggggtccACTGCGGGGGCTTGTGGGGCTGACCAGCTGGTCCGTGGGCCCGTCCTTGGTACAGGTGCCTGCAAGATGTGGACAGAATGGACAACAGCAGATGGATACTCAACGGAAAGCATCGGCTCTTCCCTATCTCAGAGGACTGTCTGGTCCTCAACATCTACAGCCCAGCTGGGGCCATGGCAGGGGACAAGAGGCCGGTGGGCAGCCCAGAGGGCCCTTCCCCATCCCTGTTCCCAAACCATCCCAGAGGTCCCCAGAATGCCCTGGGCTGGTAGGTGGGCACGTGGGCTCCCAGGAGCTGGGGGTCACTGTCCCAGAGTCCTCTCTCCAGGTCATGGTATGGATCCATGGAGGCTCTCTGACCGTTGGTGCCGCCACCTCTTATGATGGATCGGCCCTGGCAGCCTATGGGGATGTGGTCGTGGTCACAGTCCAGTACCGCCTGGGGCTGTTGGGCTTCTTCAGGTGAGTCGCAGGCCTGAAGAGAGCACCGACTGCATTGAGAGGCCGCTCATGAGAGGATCCGGACACCCAAGCTGGGGGGCCAGAGGCTGCATGGAGATGGAGTGTCCCCACACTGCTCTCTGGGGTAGAAAAGGTGCTCCCCGAACCTCCACCCTGGGGAAGCGCTGGGGTTGAAGGAAAAGAGTTTTCTGCTCTCACAGCCACCTGGGAGCCAACCCTGGCTGCCCCCACCCGGCCTGCCCACACCACTTGCTAGATGGATGCCAAGCGTAGCTTGCAGCCAGGCCTGACTTTGGGATCAGAGGAAGGCTGAGCGCCCTGGTGGCTGATTTGAAGCAAAGCTGCGAACACTGAGGAACATTTGTCATGGGAGCCAGCTTGCACTAACCACTGCCTCACCTGCCTCCCAGCACCGGGGACGAGCATGCACCTGGCAACCAAGGCTTCCTAGATGTGGTGGCTGCTCTGCGCTGGCTACAGGGGAACATCAGCCCCTTTGGGGGTGACCCCAACTGTGTCACCGTCTTTGGCGAATCTGCTGGTGGCACCATCGTCTCTGCTCTGGTAAAAGTCACCATAAGGGGCTAGCAGTGATGGCCGGGAGGGCTCCTGTGGCCCCAGACCTCCcagctcccctgccctcctctgaCAGCCATCTGCTCTCTCCACCACATCCAGGTCCTGGCCCCAATGGCTGCGGGGCTGTTCCACAGAGTCATCTCACAGAGCGGGGTCATCACCATCCCTAATACAATGGATCCTGAACCAAGGCACCTAGCTCGGGTCTGCATTTCCTTCACCTCTTACTCCATGTGTACCTGCCCTCCCTCACCCTGTGCTGGCCCTGGCGTCTCAGAGCAGGAGTGCTGCTAGGGCGCCCCCTGCAGGCAGAGAGCTCCCCGCTGCAAAGGATGAAGGCAGCTGAGAGGAAACAGCCGCTGCATTCCAGAGGGTGGGCGGTCAGGGATGGCTTCCTGAAGACCACCCCCGTGAACACCACCCTTGGTCCCTTCCCCGGGGTGGGGTCTTCAGGAGCACCCCTTCTGCTCCAGGCGGCACGGTGCAGGGGGCCCTCCACTCCCGCCACCCTGCTGCCTGAGACATCTCAACTGAGTCCCTGGAGCCCCCCTAGAGCCCCATTGTAACAAGGCCTTGTGGAAAGTCACCTGTggaagccacagaatgggagctGCATCTGCAAAGGCTGCAGGTGTGAGACACAGTGACAGGATCTAGAAGCAGCAAGCTGTCAGGTAGGGACCTCAGCAGGCTGGGGCGGAGCAGGAAGTGGAGGTGCTGGAGAGGCAGGGGCATCGCCTGGGAATCTGCACCTTCTCCAGGTGCAGGAGGAAGCGGGGCAGAGACAGGCTGGGCTCCTTGGGGTGGAAGGTGGGCTGGAGGGAGCCATCCTGGAGGTTGAGGCCACGGGCATGGCCAAGGCAGAGTCCAGGGAGAGAGGACAGTGACAAGCAGGGGCAGCGCTGGCGGGGGGAGACAGGTGGGCGCGGGCGGGACTGGGGAGGCTGTGTCAGTGCCCCCATTTGGCCGCAGAGCGCTGCCAAGGTGGAGGAATGGGCTGGGCGCCTTCAGCACAGGGCTGGAGATGGTTCAGGAACCTTGGCCTGGGCACACTGCCGCTTATCTGGACAACAACCATCCCTGACCCATCCGCCAACTGTGGCCGGGAGAGATTTTCTGGATCACAAACTTTAGGTCCTTCCCCATCTCTCCTGTTCTAAGAAAAACACAGCCCAGCCATTCCTCCTTAAACACATATTCACGGGGCTCCTACTGCTGGCCACCAGCCTGTAGCCtcacctccctccttctccctgccccgCTCCAGCCTCCTCACCCCACCCTTCCCTGCCAAACTGGGGCCCTGCCAGAAGCCCTCCCTCTCCAAACTCCccccattttcttattttactcaGCAAACTCTGCTAACCTGTGGCTTTGGGAACATAGTCAATTAGACGAGGATGCTAATGTCAAAAGGGGAAAAtgctgatctagcacctcttgtattatcctggatggagctggagtccattctactaagtgaagtatcccaagaatggaaaaacaagcaccacatgtactcaccatcaaattggtattaactgatcgacacttaagtgcacatatagtagtaacattcatcaggtgtcgggcaggtgggaggaggaggaggggatggggatatTCGCACCTattgggtgcggtgcgcaccatctgggggatggacacgtgtgtagctctgactcggggaggggagcaaaggcaatatatgtagcctaaatatttgtaccccgtaatattctgaaataataataaaaaaagggcAAAGGGTACACGGCCCCTCATCCCCAGATAATGACATTATAGTGTAACAGAGGACACACAGGGTCTCCGGGACCACCCAAGCTGGTGGGCAGAGCAGGCTTTTCAGGGGTTGTGGCAAGTCTCTGGCCAGTCTCGGGCCTGATCTGCAACATCACTCCCAGCTGTGCTGCAGATGCTCCCCCTCCCTATGGGAGGCAGAGGGCTTCAAGGTGGAGGTCAGTGGCTGAGAGGGAGGCATGACACTTTCGTCTGTCCCCAGCACATCACGGACTCCCTCGCCTGCAGCTCCCACTCCTCAGCTGAGATACTGCGGTGCCTTCGGCAGAAGGAAGGAGACAAACTTATCCTTTACGAGGTAGTATGCCCACCTCCTTGGCGAAGGTGCCAGGCAATGGCACAGAGGGGGTTCTGGGCCCAGGGCCCAAATAGGCCTGGGGACAAGAATGgaggccagccccagccccgaggGCAGGCCCTGTCTTTTGGGAAGAGATCTGCTTGGAAGTGTCAGTTGCCCGGTCTCCTGATTCCCACTGGGCCCCTCACCCTGGTAAtctccacccctctccccactgTCCCTCAAAGCTCAGCCACTCAGGCACACAGCTAGGTGACCCCTAGGTCCCATTCTTTGCGGCTGGGTCTTTACTTGAGAGCCTCCGGCCTTGCTTTCTCCTGCAGAAAATGGGTCTCACTGCTTTCACGGTTGATGGCACCTTCCTTCCCAAAAGCCCCAAGGAGATCCTCAATGAGAAGCGAGTCCACTCCGTGCCTGTCCTCCTGGGTCTCAACAACCACGAGGTTAGCTGGCTCATCCCCAAGGTGAGTGTCCTCCAGCACCTGTGCCCTTCAAGGCCCTGCCACAGCTGGTCTTCTTTCACCCCAACATCATCATCTCAGCCCTGTGAGCTGAGTGTTCCTGTGATTCCTATTTGGCAGGTGAGATAGCTACCAAAGGTGAAAGGCTGAAAGGACTTGCTAAGGTCAGCCAGCTACATTTTCAGAAAGCCACCTTTCCATCTGGGGACCAAGCTTTTGCACCAAGTGGCTGATCCACAGCATATTCCTGCCTTGGTGTCTGGTTTATACACGAGGCTCTGTGAGACTGGTTGATGTGACTCTGTCCCTGAGAGACTGACTACCTAAGACTCTCAGGTCTCAGACATCAAGCCACTGGTGACCCCATGGGCCAAGTACCCTCCAGTCCCTTCTGGGTGCACAGAACGCCCATAAGAGTGTCAGCATCATGCTTCCACGGTGAGCATCTTCTTATTTCATTCTCACTCTTCTACCCATCTTCATAGCAATTGCTTTAAATGGCTGCAATACCTTCCACAAAGGGAGGGTTCCTTTATTTTGGCATTTGGGCAGCTTCTCATTTTTACCACTGAAGCCATTAGTGCACTGAACATCTTCCTGTCCACAGCTTTTGTCCTCTGACTTATTCCTTTGGAACTGATCCCCAGGAGGGCCACCCGCTTGCTATGTGAGAGGCTCATGCAATCTTGACACTCAAGGACAGGTTTGTGGACCAATGCCCAGACTCCGGCAGGCAGCCTTGCCCCACACTGTCAACTTATAGTTGTAAGTGTCAAAACAAGGGAGAACCAACCTGGCTGGCTCCTAAGACCTGGAGGAACCCACCTCGAGTGAAATGCTGTGCTGGGACTTGGCGCCAAGGTTGTTTCTTAGGAATTGGCTCAGAGGGCTGCTCACCTTGTCACTGGTGCAGGTGTTCCAGCCCCCAGAGCAAGCGCATTTGCTAAATATTCAAGGCGTGCCTGTAATccggctgaagtgggaggatcccttgaggccaggagtttgccactgcactctggcctgggcaacagagtgagaccttgtctctaaaaaacaaaacaaggcaaaacaaaacaaaacaaaaaagttcttGGTGAAAGTTTTAGCCATGGCTGCAAAATAATTCCTACCCCTCCTTCTGGAAACCTCTCCACTTCTTACATATTGCTGTCAACACAGCACTTTCTGACATTGCTATGCCAATATTTAAATTGCCACCAGCAACTTGAGTCTACAGTTTTATTGCAACCTTATCAGCATTTGCtgaccataatttttaaaaacatcagctttactgagatataatttacataccataaaattcacccttgtcggctgggcgcagtggctcatgcctgtaatcctagcactctgggaggccgaggcgggcggattgcttgaggtcaggagttcgaaaccagcctgagcaagatcgagaccccgtctctactataaatagaaagaaattaattggccaactaatatatatatatagaaaacattagccgggcatggtggtgcatgcctatagtcccagctgctggggaggctgagacaggattggattgcttgagcccaagagtttgaggttgctgtgagctgggttgacaccatggcactcactctagcctgggcaacaaagcgagactctgtctcaaaaaaaaaaaaaaaaaaattcacccttGTCAAGTTTACAGCTCCAGGATTCCGTTTATTTAcaaaattgtgcaaccatcaccactatcttaTTGCAGAACATTTGCATCACCCTAAAAAGGAGGCTCATACCTAGTCTCCCTCCCTCAGACCCTGGCAACTGCTAATCTATTTTCCATCAACTTTATGGATTTTCCCATTCTGCACAATTCATAGAAATGGATCATATGCATGTGActttttgtgtctgacttttttCACTGAACATGGTATTTTCacggttcatctgtgttgtagcaagTATCAGTACTTCACCTCTCTTGGTGGCTGAATATGCTGTCACGTTTTGCATATCCACTCAATAGCTCGTAGACATTTtggtgttttcactttttttgctATTAATGGATGATCCTGATTGAATATTTACTTGCAAGCTGTTTTGAAAACATGTGTTTTCATCTCTATTGCTTACAGACCTGGAAGGGCAATTGCAGGGTCATGTGCTAACGCTATGTTTAATTTGAGGAGCTGCTGACTGCTTTCCAAATGGGCCGCACCATTTTGCGTTCCTACCAGCGGGTGTGtgaggttccaatttctccacatcctgccCAGCCCTTcttattctttcttgttttgattCTCGCCATGTAAGTGGTTGGGAAGTGGTatcttgttttgatttgcatttctttaatggctAAAGATGTTGATTATCTTTTCATGGCTTACTGgccatattttatcttctttggagaaatgtctattcaaatccttggtcatttttatatttgattatttgtctttttcttgttgagttgtaagggttctttatttattctggatACCAGTCCCTTATCAGTTatctgatttgcaaatatttgttccATTCTGTGgttggcttttcatttttttttttttttttttttagaagagaccTTTGCTTTGCTGCTCAGGTATTGCCCAGGCAGGATTCAATTTGAAGGTTATCTCAATTTGGGTCTGTGGACTTGGGAATTTGGCCACACTTGCTCTGTAACGAGTTTAGAGGCACAGGGCTGCGAACACTCTCCTGCCCAGGGTAGTGGTCCAGCTGCAGTAAGAGGGCCTCGGTGTCCCCACAGGCCTTTGGTTTCCTGGATAGGATGGAGcagatgagcctggaggacatgaTGAACATCTTGAGGCCCTTCTTGATTGGTCTGGTAAGACAAGAGACAGGAGGGAGGCAGCCAGTGAACATCCCACCCAGCACAGACTCTGCTCCCACTCCTGACACCCACGCTGCCCACCTTCCACCAGGCCCCTTGGTCCAACTGGTGAACTATAATTCCACCCACGACTCCCTTGGACATGAGTCAGTGCGGTTCTCAAGGGAAAtttttcatcatcatcaccatcattgtcaCAGCACAGAGTGCCTGCTAACGAGCACATACTCTGTGCTATGGACTATACTGTGCTAAGCACTAGGGAAGACATTCATGTCTTTCCATCCTCATTGCAACTCTGTGAGGTAGGGAATTTCATGAGCcctatgttacagatgaggaaactgagggtcaaagTCTCACAGCGGGTAAGGGGCAGAAGCAGAGTCTGAGCCAGCTCTGTCTGATCCCAGAGCCTCACCCGTCAGATGTGGAGCCAGCTGGACCTGGCATCAAATCCCAGCCTTGCCCACTTGCCCGGGTACCCTAACCCCTCTAAGCCCATTTCTTCACCAAGAAATGGGGGTGATACTTCCTATGCACCCAAGCTGTTGTGAGAAGGGGACTGGGTGGTGCATTTGAAGAGTCTACCGGGGAGCTGGTacccagtaggtgctcaatgtGTGTGTCTTTCCCTTCTTTGGAAGCCCCAGAGGCCTCTGCATTCACACAACCTCATCACTGCTCTCTGCAGCTGTAGGGGAGCCCCCATCATTGGTTTTCTCACTTGCTTCCCAGTTCACTCCCACTGAACACCTGCTTCCAGGCCAGACCCTTTGCTGGAGGCATCACATGTGCTGCCACACACACTGCCAGGCAAGGACTGACTTGCAGAGAGGTGTAGCCAACTGTCTGAGGTCATGCAGCCAGGCAGTGGTCTCAGAGCTAGGATTTGACTCCAAACCTGAGCTTATCACACTCAGACACCATCTAGAACTCCCAGGAAGACAGGAAGGCAGCTGGCTGCCTGGGGCCTGAGAGAAGCCATGCGGGAGGGTGCGCACCTTCTTAGGAGGGTCTGCCACAGGCGTGGGGCCTGAGTAGGCCTGAGcctgtcctcctgccccaggaTATACCCTTTGAGATGACGGCCACCATCGCAGATGAATATGTAGACAGCAACTCAGATGCACAAGCCCAACGCCATGCCTTCTTAGAGTTGATGAGCGACGCAGTGTTTACCTTCCCTATCTTAAATTTCTCAAGAAGCCTCCGAGGTAAGCCTATCCCTGGCCACTTTCCCACTTCACCCCAGGAGCTGGGTTGTCACAGGTGACATGGCTGTGATAGGGTCAGCTTCCCCTGATTTCTTGTACCCCACACCCTGCTGCCTCCCTCAACCCTGCCTTCTCTGGGATGCAACATCACAGCAATGAGAAGTGTCTCTGGCAGGGCACTTTGCCCAGAAGAAAAGTGAGTCTCAGAGAGGTACAGTGACTTGCTAAAAGTCACGCAGCAGAGCCCATCACCAATCCTCAGGATTTCATTTAATCGACCTGTGATTTCCTCCTCTTTCAGCGTTCCTCCCAGGACAAGTATTGCTTCTTCCAAGCCTCGTGGCTAATTCCTGACATGGCCCTAGAACAGCTCCAATTTCTAAACTTTGTGAACACGGGCAAGATACCTAacctcctgtgcctcagtttcctcatttgtgaaatggagataataacagaATCTAATCCATGAGGTTATGAGGATGAGATAAATGATGACACAAGGCACACAGAACAGTGCTTGACACGTAGCGAGTGCTCAGAAAATACATTCTGCTAATCattttgtcatcatcatcat
This sequence is a window from Microcebus murinus isolate Inina chromosome 20, M.murinus_Inina_mat1.0, whole genome shotgun sequence. Protein-coding genes within it:
- the CES3 gene encoding carboxylesterase 3; this encodes MGTAVRVEFRVLVWVACLLLVFPATATGPELSQPEVHTTLGRVRGRQVGVKGTDSLVSVFLGIPFARAPLGPDRFSAPRPAQPWEGVRDASTEPPMCLQDVDRMDNSRWILNGKHRLFPISEDCLVLNIYSPAGAMAGDKRPVMVWIHGGSLTVGAATSYDGSALAAYGDVVVVTVQYRLGLLGFFSTGDEHAPGNQGFLDVVAALRWLQGNISPFGGDPNCVTVFGESAGGTIVSALVLAPMAAGLFHRVISQSGVITIPNTMDPEPRHLARHITDSLACSSHSSAEILRCLRQKEGDKLILYEKMGLTAFTVDGTFLPKSPKEILNEKRVHSVPVLLGLNNHEVSWLIPKAFGFLDRMEQMSLEDMMNILRPFLIGLDIPFEMTATIADEYVDSNSDAQAQRHAFLELMSDAVFTFPILNFSRSLRDLGNPIFFYEFQHRPSSFVKIRPDWVKADHGAEVAFIFGGPFLMDESSLLAFPEATEDEKQLSLTMMAQWTHFARTGDPNGKGLPPWPQFDQSEQYLEIDRVPRARQKLREARMRFWTETLPSKIQQWYEKQKRGKAPEEL